One part of the Solanum dulcamara chromosome 3, daSolDulc1.2, whole genome shotgun sequence genome encodes these proteins:
- the LOC129882616 gene encoding probable glucan endo-1,3-beta-glucosidase A6 → MACLSTLLLLFSLAFASFSSAEFSSQVGICYGQLGNNLPVPKKSVDLIKGLKAKRVKIYDANPEILKALKGTDLQVSVMIPNELINNISTNQTLADQWVKNNVVPFYPDTMIRYLLVGNEILSSPPNTTWFNLVPAIRKIRSSVKKFGLVKIKVSTPLAIDMLESSFPPSNGTFRSDISEKVMKPLLHFLNRTKSFLFIDVYPYFGWAAQPTVINLDYALLDSKNITVSDSGSGLTYTNLLDQMIDAVYFAMKRVGYPDVRLFIAETGWPNAGGVDQIGANIYNAATYNRNVIKKFTAKPPVGTPAKPGVVVPTLLFALYNENQKPGPGTERHFGLLYPNGTNVYGIDLSGNTPESEYKALPRARNNEPYKGKIWCVVGRKANATELGGAMSYACGQGNRTCDEIRPGGKCYKPNSLVLHANYAFSSYWAQFKSSGGTCYFNGLTVPTKKDPSYGSCKFPSVTL, encoded by the exons ATGGCTTGTTTATCTACTTTGCTTCTGCTATTTTCTCTTGCTTTTGCTTCTTTCTCCA GTGCAGAATTCTCATCTCAGGTTGGAATATGCTACGGACAACTTGGGAACAACCTCCCTGTTCCAAAAAAATCAGTTGACTTAATCAAAGGTCTCAAAGCCAAAAGAGTCAAGATCTATGATGCAAATCCAGAAATCCTTAAAGCTCTTAAAGGCACCGACCTTCAAGTTTCAGTCATGATACCAAatgaactcatcaacaacatctcTACAAATCAAACCTTAGCCGATCAATGGGTCAAAAACAATGTTGTACCTTTTTATCCAGACACAATGATCCGTTACCTCCTTGTCGGAAACGAAATCCTTAGTAGTCCACCTAACACCACTTGGTTCAACCTTGTACCTGCCATTCGCAAAATCAGATCCTCTGTCAAAAAATTTGGTCTAGTAAAAATCAAAGTCAGTACACCATTAGCTATTGATATGCTTGAATCCTCTTTCCCACCTTCTAATGGTACTTTTAGGTCTGACATTTCTGAAAAAGTCATGAAACCCTTGTTACATTTCTTGAATCGAACTAAATCTTTCCTTTTCATTGATGTTTATCCTTATTTTGGTTGGGCAGCTCAACCCACTGTAATTAATCTCGACTATGCCTTGTTAGATTCCAAAAACATTACTGTTTCGGATTCGGGTTCGGGTTTAACCTATACAAATTTATTGGACCAAATGATTGATGCAGTGTATTTCGCTATGAAAAGAGTCGGGTACCCGGATGTTCGGTTATTTATTGCAGAAACGGGTTGGCCCAATGCCGGTGGGGTGGATCAAATTGGAGCGAACATCTACAATGCAGCAACGTACAACCGCAATGTGATAAAGAAGTTTACAGCTAAGCCACCTGTTGGAACCCCAGCTAAACCAGGAGTTGTTGTGCCGACATTATTATTTGCTTTGTATAACGAGAATCAGAAACCGGGTCCGGGTACGGAGAGGCATTTCGGGTTATTGTATCCTAACGGAACAAATGTATATGGTATAGACTTGTCGGGAAACACGCCGGAGTCTGAATATAAGGCGTTGCCGAGGGCGAGGAACAATGAGCCGTATAAGGGGAAAATTTGGTGTGTTGTTGGGAGAAAAGCTAATGCGACGGAGTTGGGTGGAGCAATGTCGTATGCATGCGGGCAGGGTAATCGGACTTGTGATGAGATCCGACCCGGAGGGAAATGTTACAAACCGAATTCTTTGGTCTTACATGCTAATTATGCATTTAGTTCTTATTGGGCTCAGTTTAAGTCATCTGGAGGAACTTGTTATTTCAATGGACTTACCGTTCCTACCAAAAAAGATCCAA GTTACGGGTCTTGCAAGTTCCCAAGCGTCACACTTTAA